One Paracidovorax avenae ATCC 19860 genomic region harbors:
- the cysW gene encoding sulfate ABC transporter permease subunit CysW produces the protein MNSTRIVRRAQAGTTEAPWVRWTLIGIALAFLLLFLVLPLAAVFTEALRKGVGAYLDALREPDAWSAIRLTLITAAIAVPLNLVFGVAAAWAIAKYEFRGKAFLTTLVDLPFSVSPVVAGLVYVLMFGANGWLGPWLAAHDIKIIFAVPGIVLATVFVTFPFIARELIPLMQAQGSDEEQAAIVLGASGWQTFWHVTLPNIKWGLLYGVILCNARAMGEFGAVSVVSGHIRGQTNTIPLHVEILYNEYQSVAAFAAASLLALLALVTLVIKTFAEWRSEQERKAAAQLPPERPTPTPAAASMARGAPAASATTTR, from the coding sequence ATGAATTCGACACGCATCGTCCGCCGAGCCCAGGCCGGCACCACCGAAGCCCCCTGGGTCCGCTGGACACTGATCGGTATCGCGCTGGCCTTCCTGCTGCTGTTCCTCGTGCTGCCGCTCGCGGCCGTGTTCACCGAGGCGTTGCGCAAGGGTGTCGGCGCCTACCTGGATGCGCTGCGCGAGCCCGATGCCTGGTCCGCCATCCGCCTGACGCTCATCACGGCCGCCATCGCGGTGCCGCTCAACCTCGTCTTCGGCGTGGCGGCTGCCTGGGCCATCGCCAAGTACGAGTTCCGTGGCAAGGCCTTCCTCACCACGCTGGTGGACCTGCCGTTCTCCGTCTCGCCGGTGGTCGCCGGCCTGGTCTATGTGCTCATGTTCGGCGCCAACGGCTGGCTGGGCCCGTGGCTCGCCGCTCACGACATCAAGATCATCTTCGCCGTGCCGGGCATCGTGCTGGCGACCGTGTTCGTCACGTTCCCCTTCATCGCGCGTGAACTCATTCCCCTGATGCAGGCGCAGGGCAGCGACGAGGAGCAGGCCGCGATCGTGCTGGGCGCGAGCGGCTGGCAGACCTTCTGGCACGTGACGCTGCCCAACATCAAGTGGGGGCTGTTGTACGGCGTGATCCTGTGCAATGCGCGCGCCATGGGCGAATTCGGCGCCGTGTCGGTGGTCTCGGGGCATATCCGCGGGCAGACCAACACCATCCCGCTGCACGTCGAGATCCTCTACAACGAGTACCAGTCCGTCGCGGCGTTCGCTGCGGCCTCGCTGCTGGCGCTGCTCGCCCTGGTCACCCTGGTGATCAAGACCTTCGCCGAGTGGCGCAGCGAGCAGGAGCGCAAGGCCGCCGCGCAGCTTCCGCCCGAGCGGCCCACCCCCACCCCTGCCGCCGCGTCCATGGCGCGGGGCGCACCTGCCGCTTCCGCCACGACGACCCGCTGA
- the cysT gene encoding sulfate ABC transporter permease subunit CysT — translation MGAAIPSPGARAPASGRARSGGARRVLPGFGLTLGYTLFYLSIIVLIPLSALVFKTFTLTWEQFWTAISAPRVLASYRLTFGASFLAALVNLVFGLLIAWVLVRYRFPGKKIVDALVDLPFALPTAVAGISLTALLAGNGWVGQYLEPLGIQLAFKPAGVVIALIFIGLPFVVRTVQPVLEDAEKELEEAATSLGATRWQIFTKVILPSITPALLTGFAMAFARAVGEYGSVIFIAGNMPMVSEITPLIIIGKLEQYDYAGATAVAVVMLVISFALLFIINALQAWQRKST, via the coding sequence ATGGGCGCGGCCATTCCTTCCCCGGGCGCCCGGGCGCCTGCGTCCGGCCGTGCCCGGAGTGGCGGTGCCCGCCGCGTGCTGCCCGGCTTCGGACTCACGCTGGGCTACACGCTCTTCTACCTGAGCATCATCGTGCTCATCCCGCTGTCGGCGCTGGTCTTCAAGACCTTCACGCTGACCTGGGAGCAGTTCTGGACGGCGATCAGCGCGCCGCGGGTGCTGGCGTCGTACCGGCTCACGTTCGGCGCGTCCTTCCTGGCGGCGCTGGTGAATCTCGTGTTCGGCCTGCTGATCGCCTGGGTGCTGGTGCGCTACCGCTTTCCCGGCAAGAAGATCGTCGATGCGCTGGTCGATCTGCCATTCGCGTTGCCGACGGCCGTGGCGGGCATCTCGCTCACTGCGCTGTTGGCCGGCAACGGCTGGGTGGGGCAGTACCTGGAGCCCCTGGGCATCCAGCTCGCGTTCAAGCCCGCGGGCGTGGTCATCGCCCTGATCTTCATCGGCCTGCCTTTCGTGGTCCGCACCGTGCAGCCCGTGCTGGAGGACGCCGAGAAGGAACTCGAGGAAGCCGCCACCAGCCTGGGCGCGACCCGGTGGCAGATCTTCACCAAGGTCATCCTGCCTTCCATCACGCCCGCGCTGCTGACCGGCTTTGCCATGGCCTTCGCGCGTGCGGTGGGGGAATACGGCTCGGTGATCTTCATCGCCGGCAACATGCCCATGGTGTCCGAAATCACGCCCCTCATCATCATCGGCAAGCTGGAGCAGTACGACTACGCAGGCGCCACGGCCGTGGCCGTGGTGATGCTGGTCATTTCCTTCGCGCTGCTTTTCATCATCAACGCGCTGCAGGCCTGGCAGCGCAAGAGCACATGA
- a CDS encoding sulfate ABC transporter substrate-binding protein, producing the protein MNSRTRLKTLLAALALAATAGVASAQTATLLNVSYDVAREFYKDYNQAFVTHYKKTTGKDVRIDQAHGGSSAQARAVNDGLAADVVTFNTTTDIDFLAANGVVAKDWAKKFPNDASPTTSTMLFLVRKGNPKNIKDWDDLVKPGVQVVVVNPKTGGNGRYAYLAAWGAVRENGGTDAQAAEFVGKLYKNVPVLGKGGRDATSIFLQRNTGDVLITFESEVLSIEREFGKGKVDAVYPSVSVVAENPVAVVERTVARKGTGDLAKAYLDYLYSDEGQEIAAQHALRPRSEAVLKKHADVFKPVRQFTVAKYFGSLGEAQKVHFNDGGQFDKLYTPGGR; encoded by the coding sequence ATGAATTCCCGGACGAGACTCAAGACCCTGCTGGCCGCACTGGCCCTTGCCGCCACGGCCGGCGTGGCGTCCGCGCAGACGGCCACGCTGCTCAATGTTTCCTATGACGTCGCCCGCGAGTTCTACAAGGACTACAACCAGGCCTTCGTCACCCATTACAAGAAGACCACCGGCAAGGACGTGCGCATCGACCAGGCCCATGGCGGCTCCAGTGCGCAGGCCCGTGCGGTGAACGATGGCCTCGCCGCCGACGTGGTCACGTTCAACACCACCACCGACATCGACTTCCTCGCGGCCAACGGCGTGGTGGCGAAGGACTGGGCGAAGAAATTCCCCAACGACGCATCGCCCACCACCTCCACCATGCTGTTCCTGGTGCGCAAGGGCAACCCGAAGAACATCAAGGACTGGGACGACCTGGTCAAGCCGGGCGTACAGGTGGTCGTGGTGAACCCCAAGACGGGCGGCAACGGCCGCTATGCCTACCTGGCCGCCTGGGGCGCCGTGCGCGAGAATGGCGGCACCGATGCGCAGGCAGCGGAGTTCGTGGGCAAGCTCTACAAGAACGTGCCGGTGCTGGGCAAGGGCGGGCGCGATGCGACCAGCATCTTCCTGCAGCGCAACACGGGCGACGTGCTCATCACGTTCGAATCCGAGGTGCTGTCCATCGAGCGCGAATTCGGCAAGGGCAAGGTCGATGCCGTCTATCCCTCGGTGAGCGTGGTGGCCGAGAACCCCGTCGCCGTGGTGGAGCGTACCGTGGCCAGGAAGGGCACGGGCGACCTCGCCAAGGCCTACCTGGACTACCTGTATTCCGACGAGGGCCAGGAAATTGCCGCCCAGCATGCCCTGCGTCCCCGCTCGGAAGCCGTGCTCAAGAAGCACGCCGATGTCTTCAAGCCGGTCAGGCAGTTCACCGTCGCCAAGTACTTCGGCTCGCTGGGTGAAGCGCAGAAGGTGCACTTCAACGACGGCGGCCAGTTCGACAAGCTCTACACCCCCGGCGGCCGCTGA
- a CDS encoding RBBP9/YdeN family alpha/beta hydrolase, translating into MTGTDRSIIVVPGWRDSGPGHWQTLWADRLPGARRVVQDDWITPTREAWVRTLERTVLEAPHPVVIVAHSLGCIASAHMGPQARSRVTGALLVAPADPERRAVLSDFAPVPYAPLPYRSILVASSNDPYCPIRLAGAYARAWGSEFVRLQQAGHINVDSGHGEWPLGWALLHSLTEDVAWGAGGGVEPVRSAA; encoded by the coding sequence ATGACCGGCACGGACCGCTCCATCATCGTGGTGCCGGGTTGGCGCGACTCCGGTCCCGGCCATTGGCAGACCCTCTGGGCCGATCGCCTGCCTGGAGCGCGCAGGGTCGTGCAGGACGACTGGATCACCCCGACGCGCGAGGCCTGGGTGCGGACGCTGGAGCGCACCGTGCTGGAGGCGCCCCACCCGGTGGTCATCGTCGCACACAGCCTGGGCTGCATCGCATCGGCACACATGGGCCCGCAGGCACGCTCCCGCGTGACGGGTGCCCTGCTGGTGGCGCCCGCCGACCCGGAGCGCCGGGCCGTGCTCAGCGATTTCGCACCCGTGCCCTATGCGCCCTTGCCCTATCGCAGCATCCTGGTGGCCAGCAGCAACGACCCGTATTGCCCCATCCGCCTGGCCGGCGCCTACGCCCGGGCCTGGGGCAGCGAATTCGTCCGGCTGCAGCAGGCCGGGCACATCAACGTGGATTCGGGCCACGGAGAGTGGCCGCTCGGCTGGGCCCTGCTGCACTCCCTGACGGAAGACGTGGCCTGGGGAGCGGGCGGCGGCGTGGAGCCGGTGCGCTCGGCGGCATGA
- a CDS encoding LysR family transcriptional regulator, which produces MQDLNDMLYFAEVVERGGFAAAGRALGIPKSRLSRRVSDLEAQLGVRLLQRTTRKLSLTEIGESYLRHCQAVREAAQAASDAVAEVQTEPRGTVRVSCPVTLAQTVLGELMPIFLERHPQVRVEMQVTNRAVDLVEEGVDVALRVRPNLDDSGSMVVKRLDDARQVLVASPALLARQGTPTSVAGLARLDSMAMSAMDGRSSLRLVGPEGQEEVVQLTPRYVADDLLTLKFAALAGTGLCWLPDYMCQAELGEGRLVRILPGWSTPRGVVHAVFPSRRGLAPAVRRFLDFLGETVPGHNEVVCRRGDTRTA; this is translated from the coding sequence ATGCAAGACCTGAACGACATGCTGTACTTCGCCGAGGTGGTGGAGCGGGGCGGCTTCGCGGCCGCGGGCCGTGCGCTCGGCATCCCGAAATCCCGGCTGTCGCGGCGCGTGTCCGACCTCGAGGCGCAACTGGGCGTGCGCCTGCTGCAGCGCACCACCCGCAAGCTGTCGCTCACGGAGATCGGCGAGTCCTACCTGCGCCACTGCCAAGCGGTGCGGGAGGCAGCGCAGGCCGCCTCCGACGCGGTGGCCGAGGTCCAGACGGAGCCGCGCGGCACGGTGCGCGTGAGCTGCCCGGTCACGCTCGCCCAGACAGTGCTGGGCGAGCTGATGCCGATCTTCCTGGAGCGCCATCCCCAGGTGCGGGTGGAGATGCAGGTCACCAACCGGGCCGTCGATCTGGTGGAAGAGGGCGTGGACGTGGCCCTGCGCGTGCGGCCCAACCTGGACGATAGCGGCAGCATGGTCGTCAAGCGGCTCGACGATGCCCGGCAGGTGCTGGTGGCCAGTCCCGCGCTGCTGGCCCGGCAGGGCACGCCGACGAGCGTGGCCGGGCTGGCGCGGCTGGACAGCATGGCCATGTCCGCCATGGACGGCCGCTCCAGCCTGCGGCTGGTCGGACCGGAAGGCCAGGAAGAGGTGGTGCAGCTCACTCCCCGGTACGTGGCGGACGACCTGCTCACCCTCAAGTTCGCCGCGCTCGCCGGCACCGGCCTGTGCTGGCTGCCCGACTATATGTGCCAGGCCGAACTGGGTGAAGGGCGCCTGGTGCGCATCCTGCCCGGCTGGTCCACCCCGCGCGGGGTGGTGCACGCCGTGTTCCCGTCGCGCCGCGGCCTGGCCCCGGCCGTGCGGCGCTTCCTGGACTTCCTCGGTGAAACCGTTCCCGGGCACAACGAGGTGGTCTGCCGGCGCGGCGACACGCGCACTGCCTGA
- a CDS encoding FMN-dependent NADH-azoreductase — translation MQLLHIDSAITGNASVSRQLTAKTVAAWVAAHPGTEVQYLDLVAQAPGHFTMDAMAPRTGQTDGLSESQQRENAVSESLVSQFLAADVVVVGAPFYNFGIPTQLKAWIDRIAQPGRTFRYGANGPEGLAKGKTVIVVSSRGGVYSTSDAGRALEHQESYLQTVFGFFGVTDVRFVRAEGVAMGPDARAQALSSADADIQAHAAVPAATLAEAA, via the coding sequence ATGCAACTGCTGCACATCGACTCCGCCATCACCGGCAACGCATCCGTTTCGCGCCAGCTGACCGCCAAGACCGTGGCCGCCTGGGTGGCCGCCCACCCCGGCACCGAGGTGCAATACCTCGATCTCGTGGCGCAGGCTCCGGGGCATTTCACCATGGACGCGATGGCTCCCCGCACGGGCCAGACCGACGGGCTGAGCGAGTCGCAGCAGCGTGAGAACGCCGTGTCCGAATCGCTGGTGAGCCAGTTCCTCGCGGCCGATGTGGTCGTGGTCGGCGCACCCTTCTACAACTTCGGCATCCCCACGCAGCTCAAGGCCTGGATCGACCGCATCGCCCAGCCCGGCCGCACGTTCCGCTACGGCGCCAACGGCCCCGAAGGTTTGGCAAAAGGCAAGACGGTGATCGTGGTGTCGTCGCGCGGCGGCGTGTATTCCACGAGCGATGCCGGCCGGGCGCTGGAGCACCAGGAGAGCTACCTGCAGACGGTGTTCGGCTTCTTCGGCGTTACCGACGTGCGCTTCGTGCGTGCAGAAGGCGTGGCCATGGGCCCGGACGCCCGCGCCCAGGCGCTCTCGAGCGCCGATGCCGACATCCAGGCACATGCCGCGGTACCTGCCGCCACGCTGGCCGAAGCGGCCTGA
- a CDS encoding NADPH-dependent FMN reductase — MSQYTIAVLVGSLRKDSFNRRMADALARLAPPDFTLTQVRIDDLPLYNQDDDGHQSESVLRLKSEISKAQGLLFVTPEYNRSIPGVLKNAIDHASRPYGQSVWGGKPAGVIGVSVGAIGTALAQQHLRNVLAYLDVPTLGQPEAFIQAKDGLFADDGSIGESSRQFIQTWMDKYAAWVRRHAQA; from the coding sequence ATGAGCCAATACACCATCGCCGTCCTCGTGGGCAGCCTGCGCAAGGATTCGTTCAACCGCCGCATGGCCGATGCCCTGGCCAGGCTGGCGCCGCCCGATTTCACGCTCACGCAGGTGCGCATCGACGACCTGCCGCTCTACAACCAGGATGACGACGGCCACCAGAGCGAATCCGTGCTGCGGCTGAAGTCCGAGATCTCCAAGGCCCAGGGCCTGCTGTTCGTCACGCCCGAGTACAACCGCTCCATCCCGGGCGTTCTCAAGAACGCCATCGACCATGCTTCCCGACCCTATGGCCAGAGCGTCTGGGGCGGCAAGCCGGCGGGCGTGATCGGGGTGTCGGTCGGTGCCATCGGCACCGCGCTCGCCCAGCAGCACCTGCGCAACGTGCTCGCCTACCTCGACGTTCCCACGCTGGGCCAGCCCGAGGCCTTCATCCAGGCCAAGGATGGCCTGTTCGCCGACGACGGCAGCATCGGCGAGTCGAGCCGGCAGTTCATCCAGACCTGGATGGACAAGTACGCGGCCTGGGTGCGCCGCCACGCGCAGGCCTGA
- a CDS encoding MetQ/NlpA family ABC transporter substrate-binding protein encodes MNKRFLLRSLIASSIALMLAPGAMAQDKPIKVGVTAGPHAQIFEQVRKVAEKDGLKIQIVEFSDYVQPNAALAAGDLDANSYQHKPYLDAQVKDRGYKLVSAGYTVNFPIGLYSKKVKKLEDLKEGARFGIPNDPTNGGRVLLVLQDKGLIKLKDGAGLKATPLDVTSNPKKLKFVELDAAQLARSLDDLDAAAINTNFALSAGLNPKTDAIAQESAKSPYVNIIAVREADKDKPWVAKLVKAYHSDEIRQYIDTQFKGAVLAGW; translated from the coding sequence GTGAACAAGCGTTTTCTGCTCCGCTCCCTCATTGCCTCGTCGATCGCCCTGATGCTGGCCCCTGGCGCCATGGCCCAGGACAAGCCGATCAAGGTCGGCGTGACCGCCGGCCCGCACGCGCAGATCTTCGAGCAGGTCAGGAAGGTGGCCGAGAAGGACGGCCTGAAGATCCAGATCGTCGAATTCAGCGACTACGTGCAGCCGAACGCGGCGCTGGCGGCCGGTGACCTCGATGCCAACAGCTACCAGCACAAGCCCTATCTCGACGCCCAGGTGAAGGACCGCGGCTACAAGCTGGTGTCCGCGGGCTACACGGTCAATTTCCCCATCGGCCTGTATTCGAAGAAGGTGAAGAAGCTCGAAGACCTGAAGGAAGGTGCGCGCTTCGGCATTCCCAACGACCCGACCAACGGCGGCCGCGTGCTGCTGGTGTTGCAGGACAAGGGCCTCATCAAGCTCAAGGACGGTGCCGGCCTCAAGGCCACGCCGCTGGACGTGACCTCCAATCCGAAGAAGCTCAAGTTCGTGGAGCTGGACGCCGCCCAGCTCGCCCGATCGCTGGACGACCTGGATGCCGCCGCGATCAACACCAACTTCGCCCTGTCCGCGGGCCTCAACCCCAAGACCGATGCCATCGCCCAGGAAAGCGCCAAGAGCCCCTATGTGAACATCATCGCCGTGCGCGAGGCCGACAAGGACAAGCCCTGGGTGGCCAAGCTCGTGAAGGCCTACCACTCCGACGAGATCCGCCAGTACATCGACACGCAGTTCAAGGGGGCGGTGCTCGCTGGCTGGTAA
- a CDS encoding methyl-accepting chemotaxis protein: protein MGFSRMTVARRLTVAFGIVVGLLVVVAAIALFKVQAIDRALAANGSEHVPIQRYAINFRGSAHDRSIAVRDVVLAATPQEREREVAVIASLAAFYAQSAGPLERIIRSPGAGPELAPLYADIQRAEAQAVATTQRIVALAGQDNAQAREMLWTQAKPQYVQWLAAINRLIDFEEARIQAENATAMAQASGFRAVMVGALVLALATSVLVAWAVSRSIAGQLGAEPQALAEVAGLVASGDLGSVRGAATARAGSVLASLGSMQQNLSSVVARVRSASESMAHGALQIAEGNSGLLQRTEAQARHLEHTTASMERMTLSVNGNAESSRQAAQLAASASAAAGKGGVVVGEVVATMTAIAESSGKIADIIGVIDGIAFQTNILALNAAVEAARAGEQGRGFAVVASEVRSLAQRSAQAARQVKALIEDSVARVDDGSRLVGQAGSTMADIVGQVERVAQLIAEINASTAEQTGGIASVGEAVAQLDESTRQNAAMVEQGAAASRTLEQQAAHLAQAVGVFKLAA from the coding sequence ATGGGTTTTTCTCGCATGACGGTCGCCAGGCGCCTGACCGTCGCTTTCGGGATTGTGGTCGGGCTGCTGGTCGTGGTGGCCGCCATCGCCCTCTTCAAGGTACAGGCTATCGACAGGGCGCTGGCCGCCAACGGCTCCGAACACGTGCCGATCCAGCGCTACGCCATCAATTTCCGGGGCTCCGCGCACGACCGCTCCATCGCCGTGCGCGATGTCGTCCTCGCGGCCACGCCGCAGGAGCGCGAACGCGAGGTGGCGGTCATCGCTTCGCTCGCGGCGTTCTATGCGCAGTCCGCCGGCCCGCTGGAACGCATCATCCGATCGCCCGGGGCGGGCCCGGAACTGGCGCCCCTCTACGCCGACATCCAGCGGGCCGAGGCCCAGGCGGTGGCGACCACGCAGCGCATCGTGGCGCTCGCGGGCCAGGACAACGCCCAGGCGCGCGAAATGCTCTGGACGCAGGCCAAGCCCCAGTACGTGCAATGGCTGGCGGCCATCAACCGGCTGATCGATTTCGAGGAAGCGCGCATCCAGGCCGAGAACGCCACGGCCATGGCGCAGGCGAGCGGCTTCCGCGCCGTGATGGTGGGCGCGCTGGTCCTGGCGCTGGCCACGAGCGTGCTGGTGGCCTGGGCCGTGTCGCGCAGCATCGCGGGCCAGCTGGGCGCGGAGCCGCAGGCCCTGGCGGAGGTCGCGGGCCTGGTGGCGTCCGGCGACCTGGGGTCCGTGCGGGGCGCAGCCACGGCGCGCGCAGGCAGCGTGCTGGCCTCCCTGGGCAGCATGCAGCAGAACCTGTCGTCGGTGGTCGCACGGGTGCGCAGCGCTTCCGAGTCCATGGCGCACGGGGCGCTGCAGATCGCCGAGGGCAACTCCGGCCTGCTGCAGCGCACCGAGGCGCAGGCGCGGCACCTGGAGCACACGACGGCATCGATGGAGCGCATGACGCTGTCCGTCAACGGCAATGCCGAATCCTCGCGGCAGGCGGCGCAACTGGCGGCATCGGCCAGTGCCGCGGCCGGCAAGGGCGGCGTGGTCGTGGGCGAGGTGGTGGCCACCATGACCGCGATCGCCGAGAGCTCCGGCAAGATCGCCGACATCATCGGCGTGATCGACGGCATCGCGTTCCAGACCAACATCCTCGCGCTCAATGCGGCGGTGGAAGCGGCGCGCGCGGGCGAGCAGGGCCGCGGGTTCGCGGTGGTCGCCAGCGAGGTCCGCAGCCTTGCCCAGCGCAGCGCCCAGGCCGCCCGGCAGGTGAAGGCGCTCATCGAGGACAGTGTGGCGCGCGTGGACGACGGCTCCCGCCTGGTGGGCCAGGCGGGCTCCACCATGGCCGACATCGTGGGCCAGGTGGAACGCGTCGCCCAGCTCATCGCCGAGATCAACGCCTCCACGGCGGAGCAGACCGGCGGCATCGCATCGGTGGGCGAGGCCGTCGCGCAGCTGGACGAATCGACGCGGCAGAACGCCGCGATGGTGGAGCAGGGGGCCGCAGCCTCGCGCACGCTGGAGCAGCAGGCCGCCCACCTGGCGCAGGCCGTGGGCGTCTTCAAGCTGGCGGCCTGA
- a CDS encoding SGNH/GDSL hydrolase family protein produces MATAQLSSSSLPIRRRTLLGALCAGAILQGCGGGGGGGSSLPVLQSAWSAPVSDYNAVSVLGSPAPAFVQDRTIRQVMRLAAGGDGVRVRISNLFGPGALAVGSLRIARSAGGTRIAPGTDVALTFGGQASVTIPAGQELWSDVVAMPLDSLSDVAVSLYVGPRTPLGTYHQLGMRNTYMATGNVASAEDVAPADAPTTSYYWVSGIDVRNTSAQGTIVTFGDSITDGLASTLDGSRRYPDALARRLAADPSLRGLSVANAGISGNRILHDGAGPRALGRFDRDVLQLSGATHVIVLIGINDIGFSNIVPSEAVTADEIIAGLATLVQRGRAARLKVILGTLLPFDHALGPDGQPSPYYDLAGDAKRARVNDWIRSGASQADGVIDFDAAVRDPAAPSRMRAAYDSGDHLHPGDAGYQAMADAIDLSLFR; encoded by the coding sequence ATGGCGACTGCGCAGCTTTCTTCCTCCTCCCTGCCCATCCGTCGGCGCACCCTGCTGGGTGCGCTGTGCGCGGGCGCGATCCTGCAGGGCTGCGGCGGGGGAGGGGGCGGCGGGAGCAGCCTGCCGGTCCTGCAGTCCGCCTGGAGCGCTCCGGTCTCGGACTACAACGCCGTCTCGGTGCTGGGCAGCCCGGCGCCGGCGTTCGTCCAGGACCGCACCATCCGGCAGGTGATGCGCCTGGCCGCGGGAGGCGACGGCGTGCGGGTGCGCATCTCCAACCTGTTCGGCCCCGGCGCGCTGGCGGTGGGATCGCTGCGCATCGCGCGCAGCGCCGGCGGCACGCGCATCGCGCCGGGAACCGACGTGGCACTGACTTTCGGTGGGCAGGCGTCGGTCACCATCCCGGCCGGACAGGAACTGTGGAGCGACGTCGTCGCGATGCCGCTCGACAGCCTGTCCGATGTAGCCGTCTCGCTCTACGTCGGGCCGCGCACACCCCTCGGCACCTACCACCAGCTCGGCATGCGCAACACGTACATGGCCACCGGCAATGTGGCTTCGGCCGAGGACGTGGCGCCCGCGGACGCGCCCACCACTTCCTATTACTGGGTCAGCGGCATCGACGTGCGCAATACATCCGCGCAGGGCACGATAGTCACTTTCGGCGATTCGATCACCGACGGGCTGGCCTCCACGCTCGACGGTTCGCGCCGCTATCCCGATGCGCTGGCTCGCCGCCTGGCGGCGGATCCGTCCCTGCGGGGCCTCAGCGTGGCGAACGCGGGCATCTCGGGCAACCGCATCCTGCACGACGGCGCCGGCCCCCGCGCCCTCGGCCGGTTCGACCGGGACGTGCTGCAGCTGTCCGGTGCCACGCACGTGATCGTGCTCATCGGCATCAACGACATCGGCTTCTCCAACATCGTGCCCTCCGAAGCGGTCACCGCGGACGAGATCATCGCGGGGCTCGCCACCCTGGTGCAGCGCGGGCGGGCCGCACGGCTCAAGGTGATCCTGGGCACGCTGCTGCCCTTCGACCACGCCCTGGGGCCCGACGGGCAGCCGTCCCCGTACTACGACCTGGCGGGAGACGCCAAGCGCGCCCGCGTGAATGACTGGATCCGCTCCGGCGCATCGCAGGCCGACGGCGTCATCGATTTCGACGCCGCCGTGCGGGACCCTGCCGCTCCGTCCAGAATGCGGGCAGCCTACGACAGCGGCGACCATCTGCATCCGGGCGATGCCGGCTACCAGGCCATGGCCGATGCCATCGATCTTTCGCTGTTCCGGTAG
- a CDS encoding IS110 family transposase, whose amino-acid sequence MSELVYVGIDIAKNSFEVAVTGELQTLNLANDEAGHAQLCQWLAPLAPRLILMEATGGYEQDLALALAGAGLRVSVVNPRQARDFARCVGKLAKTDRIDAQALRSFASMLDAQGHQPRALADDERRELTALVVRRRQLLTMLVSERQRLGVAHRKAKPSILAIMDAIAAQLHDVDDELKAHVQTHHADLAKLLTSVKGVGPTTACTLLAQLPELGQFNRKQITALVGLAPMNRDSGTLRGQRHIFGGRADVRRVLYVAALVGTRFNPVLKVFYAKLLAAGKAKKVALVACMHKLLVILNAIARTRSPWRDDFAERL is encoded by the coding sequence ATGAGTGAACTCGTCTACGTGGGCATCGATATCGCCAAGAACAGCTTCGAAGTGGCTGTCACGGGCGAACTGCAGACGCTCAATCTGGCCAACGACGAAGCCGGCCATGCCCAGCTGTGCCAATGGCTCGCACCGCTGGCGCCCAGGCTCATCCTGATGGAGGCCACCGGCGGCTATGAGCAAGACCTCGCGCTGGCCTTGGCGGGCGCGGGCTTGCGCGTGTCGGTGGTCAACCCTCGCCAGGCACGCGACTTCGCGCGCTGCGTGGGCAAGCTGGCCAAGACCGACCGCATCGACGCGCAAGCTCTGCGCAGCTTTGCCTCGATGCTCGATGCGCAAGGCCACCAGCCTCGTGCCCTGGCCGACGACGAGCGCCGCGAGCTCACGGCCCTGGTGGTGCGCCGCAGGCAACTGCTGACCATGCTGGTGTCCGAGCGCCAGCGCCTGGGCGTGGCCCACCGCAAGGCCAAGCCCAGCATCCTGGCGATCATGGATGCCATCGCGGCGCAATTGCACGATGTCGATGACGAGCTCAAGGCGCATGTCCAGACTCACCACGCCGACCTGGCCAAACTGCTGACCTCGGTCAAGGGCGTGGGGCCGACGACCGCCTGCACGCTGCTGGCGCAACTTCCCGAACTCGGCCAGTTCAATCGCAAGCAGATCACGGCCCTGGTCGGTCTGGCGCCCATGAACCGCGACTCGGGCACGCTCAGGGGCCAGCGCCACATCTTCGGTGGCCGCGCCGACGTGCGGCGCGTGCTCTACGTCGCAGCCTTGGTCGGCACGCGCTTCAACCCCGTCCTCAAGGTGTTCTACGCCAAGCTGCTGGCCGCGGGCAAAGCCAAGAAGGTCGCCCTCGTGGCCTGCATGCATAAGCTGCTGGTCATCCTGAACGCGATCGCTCGCACCAGGTCGCCCTGGCGCGATGACTTTGCTGAGCGTCTTTGA